A single genomic interval of Musa acuminata AAA Group cultivar baxijiao chromosome BXJ3-4, Cavendish_Baxijiao_AAA, whole genome shotgun sequence harbors:
- the LOC135636615 gene encoding protein METHYLENE BLUE SENSITIVITY 1-like produces the protein MTGKAKPKKHTAKEIAAKVDAATTNRGGGKAGLADRSGHDKGGHAKLECPLCKTTAPDIKSMQIHHDARHPKVPFDESKLINLHVSCAPETSKGRPGVRGSFKK, from the coding sequence ATGACGGGCAAGGCGAAGCCGAAGAAACACACGGCGAAGGAGATCGCGGCGAAGGTCGACGCGGCGACGACGAATCGGGGCGGCGGTAAGGCGGGACTGGCGGACCGGTCGGGCCACGACAAGGGCGGCCACGCCAAGCTGGAGTGTCCCCTCTGCAAGACCACCGCCCCCGACATCAAGTCCATGCAGATCCACCACGACGCCCGCCACCCCAAGGTCCCATTCGACGAGTCCAAGCTCATCAACCTTCACGTCAGCTGCGCCCCCGAGACCTCCAAGGGCCGCCCCGGCGTCCGCGGCAGCTTCAAGAAGTAG